A window of the Lactuca sativa cultivar Salinas chromosome 7, Lsat_Salinas_v11, whole genome shotgun sequence genome harbors these coding sequences:
- the LOC111891164 gene encoding cytochrome P450 Tp9025, translating into MAIDMTIVLIVFSFIISIYFIFIRKSNSSKALNLPPGPPTLPIIGNLHQIGLELPHRAFRSLSKKYGPIMSLQLGQISMIVVSSPKLAEEVLKTNDLALASRPYALLADILLYGGIDIAFGRYSDYWRQMKKIVTMELLSVKKVQSFMGFRAEEIDRFTEVVQSSVGKPVHIRQRVMYMNNTVVCKCLFGNNCRQQDVLIELVEQVVALSSGFYIADLFPKLSFLSVISGMKSTLNHIHETLDKIFNEIFEDRRIKRQTTGPTEDDLVDVLFNIKERGGLRFPVTDNNIKAIFLNMLIGGTDTSVVTIEWAMTELMKNPDVMKKAQAEVREVFKGKKTVLESELNGLVYLKHIIKETLRLHITIPLLLPRECMEQCQVGGYDIPKKMKVIVNGLACGTDPEYWDDPETFKPERFEKTSYDFFGTSPEYIPFGGGRRICPGIAFGLVSIELTLARLLFHFNWELPNGMTPKDIDMTESHGVTAIKKSSLEVIPTVFIPFS; encoded by the exons ATGGCCATCGATATGACCATCGTCCTCATTGTTTTCTCTTTCATTATCTCCATTTACTTCATATTTATCAGAAAATCCAACAGTTCGAAGGCTCTAAACCTGCCACCAGGCCCACCAACGCTACCCATCATCGGAAACCTCCACCAGATTGGTCTAGAACTGCCACATCGAGCTTTCCGCAGCTTGTCCAAGAAATATGGTCCCATCATGAGCCTGCAACTCGGCCAGATCTCCATGATCGTCGTCTCTTCCCCAAAGTTAGCTGAAGAAGTGCTAAAAACCAACGACCTCGCTCTTGCAAGCAGACCATATGCACTTCTTGCCGATATTCTGTTGTATGGAGGCATCGACATCGCTTTTGGTCGTTACAGTGATTACTGGAGACAAATGAAGAAGATTGTCACCATGGAACTCTTAAGTGTCAAAAAAGTCCAATCCTTCATGGGTTTTCGAGCTGAAGAGATCGATCGTTTCACGGAGGTCGTTCAATCCAGCGTTGGAAAGCCTGTACATATACGTCAAAGGgttatgtatatgaataataCTGTGGTGTGCAAGTGTTTGTTTGGGAATAACTGCAGACAACAGGACGTATTGATCGAGTTGGTGGAACAAGTGGTGGCACTATCGAGTGGGTTTTATATTGCAGACCTGTTTCCTAAGTTAAGCTTTCTTTCAGTCATTTCTGGAATGAAATCGACTTTGAATCATATTCACGAGACTCTTGATAAAATCTTCAACGAAATATTTGAGGATCGTAGAATCAAAAGACAAACAACTGGACCTACGGAAGATGATCTCGTTGACGTTCTTTTCAACATCAAAGAGCGTGGTGGTCTTCGGTTCCCGGTCACGGACAACAATATCAAGGCCATCTTTCTG AATATGCTTATCGGAGGCACTGATACAAGTGTTGTGACAATTGAATGGGCAATGACAGAGTTAATGAAAAACCCTGATGTGATGAAGAAGGCACAAGCTGAAGTGAGAGAAGTATTCAAGGGAAAAAAAACAGTGCTAGAGAGTGAATTGAATGGTTTGGTTTACCTTAAACACATAATCAAAGAAACACTAAGGCTTCACATTACTATTCCATTATTACTCCCAAGGGAATGTATGGAGCAGTGTCAAGTTGGTGGTTATGATATCCCGAAGAAAATGAAAGTAATTGTTAATGGTCTTGCATGCGGAACTGATCCCGAGTATTGGGATGATCCAGAAACCTTCAAACCAGAGAGATTTGAGAAGACTTCGTATGATTTCTTCGGTACAAGCCCTGAGTATATCCCGTTTGGAGGAGGAAGGAGAATTTGTCCTGGGATTGCTTTTGGTTTGGTCTCTATTGAGCTCACTCTTGCTAGATTGCTATTCCACTTCAACTGGGAACTTCCTAATGGAATGACCCCTAAAGATATTGACATGACTGAGAGTCATGGAGTCACTGCAATTAAGAAATCTTCCTTGGAGGTAATCCCGACTGTTTTTATTCCGTTTTCATGA